A single window of Providencia alcalifaciens DNA harbors:
- a CDS encoding AraC family transcriptional regulator, whose product MIDLNKLLLISQENMLFPVDNINNLLNHLGLVMPLINTLPNVTFFVKDRNAKYLLANENLAKRCKVDQPNGVIGKTAEDIFHADLGQSYSSQDYLVMQKKISVINKLELHLYKAGLLGWCLTTKVPIFDTKNQVIGVAGISVDLQDEKSVSPKLNGQLGRVEHYISQHFDTAIKITTLAEISGLSLSQLNRQFKTVFHITPQQYIQKKRLEHAIELLEEDYSITDISIKCAYADHSAFCRKFKELTNMTPSQFKRMRSTINHKCSDNKASHELDVTYSI is encoded by the coding sequence ATGATTGATTTAAATAAACTGTTGTTGATTAGTCAGGAAAACATGCTTTTCCCCGTAGATAATATTAATAATTTGTTAAATCATCTTGGATTAGTGATGCCACTGATTAATACGCTTCCTAATGTGACTTTCTTCGTCAAAGACCGTAATGCCAAATACTTACTTGCCAATGAAAACTTGGCTAAACGGTGCAAAGTTGATCAACCAAATGGCGTAATAGGAAAAACTGCAGAAGATATCTTCCATGCAGATTTAGGCCAGAGTTACAGTTCTCAAGATTATTTGGTTATGCAGAAAAAAATAAGTGTTATCAATAAATTGGAGTTGCATCTCTATAAGGCAGGATTATTAGGCTGGTGTTTAACAACCAAGGTGCCAATTTTTGATACTAAAAATCAGGTTATCGGTGTTGCGGGAATTTCGGTGGATTTGCAGGATGAAAAATCAGTGAGTCCCAAATTAAATGGTCAATTGGGGCGCGTTGAACACTATATTAGCCAGCATTTTGATACTGCCATTAAAATAACGACACTGGCTGAAATTTCAGGGTTGTCATTGTCACAACTCAATCGTCAATTTAAAACCGTCTTTCATATTACGCCTCAACAATATATTCAGAAGAAACGCCTTGAACACGCAATTGAATTATTAGAAGAGGACTATTCGATTACGGATATTTCCATTAAATGTGCCTATGCCGATCACAGCGCATTCTGCCGTAAGTTTAAAGAACTCACTAATATGACCCCAAGCCAATTTAAACGCATGCGTTCTACTATTAATCATAAGTGCAGTGATAATAAAGCCTCTCATGAATTGGATGTGACTTATTCTATTTAG
- a CDS encoding 4-hydroxyproline epimerase, translating to MQSKYKKIEVIDSHTAGEPTRLVIEGFPDLGNSDMASRLQKLRTEYDHWRCTTILEPRGNDILVGALLCKPVNPKAAAGVIFFNNEGYLGMCGHGTIGLVASLHYLGRIGYGEHLIETPVGDVTAKLHEDGSVSIQNVYAYRYRKAVQVNVPEVGLVTGDIAWGGNWFFLVENSPLAILYGNAKALTEVCLKIKQALVDQDIFGKDNQEIDHIELFGHCENADSQSFILCPGGAYDRSPCGTGTSAKLACLAADNKLAEGKIWRQASVIGSQFQASYQHADAKGIIPTIRGNAYISGENTLLIDENDPFRFGITVE from the coding sequence ATGCAGAGTAAATATAAGAAAATTGAAGTCATTGACTCTCATACCGCAGGGGAACCGACACGTTTAGTGATTGAGGGTTTTCCTGATTTAGGGAATTCAGACATGGCGTCGCGCCTACAAAAATTACGTACAGAATATGATCATTGGCGCTGCACGACAATTTTAGAACCGCGTGGAAATGACATTTTAGTGGGCGCATTACTTTGCAAACCAGTGAATCCGAAAGCTGCCGCGGGGGTGATTTTCTTTAATAACGAAGGCTACCTAGGCATGTGTGGTCACGGTACCATTGGTTTGGTCGCATCATTGCATTACTTAGGGCGCATAGGTTACGGGGAGCATTTAATTGAAACCCCTGTCGGGGATGTGACCGCTAAATTACATGAAGATGGTAGCGTGAGCATTCAAAACGTTTACGCATACCGTTATCGCAAAGCCGTTCAAGTCAACGTGCCGGAGGTTGGGCTAGTGACTGGGGATATAGCATGGGGCGGAAACTGGTTTTTCCTCGTCGAAAATTCACCACTCGCTATCTTGTATGGGAACGCGAAAGCACTGACTGAAGTTTGTTTGAAAATCAAACAAGCCCTCGTTGACCAAGACATTTTTGGTAAAGATAACCAAGAAATCGACCACATCGAACTGTTTGGCCATTGCGAAAACGCAGATAGCCAAAGTTTCATTTTATGTCCGGGCGGTGCCTATGACCGTTCTCCTTGTGGCACAGGGACGAGTGCAAAGCTGGCGTGTCTTGCGGCAGACAACAAACTCGCGGAAGGCAAAATTTGGCGTCAGGCAAGTGTCATCGGTAGTCAATTCCAAGCTAGCTATCAGCATGCAGATGCTAAAGGCATCATCCCGACTATTCGCGGAAATGCTTATATCAGTGGCGAAAATACCTTGTTGATCGATGAAAACGACCCGTTCCGTTTTGGGATCACGGTGGAGTGA
- a CDS encoding NAD(P)/FAD-dependent oxidoreductase: MDNKYSVIVVGGGIVGLSIALSVQNQGTDVLLVDKNQIGSGASFGNAGHIATEQVFPVADPSVLKSIPSMLLDPLGALRIDWRYILPLTPWLLKLLGNMRHKPFMHIHHVLSMLNGASLASWQAFSKQWQLEDLVKIQGSLLVAEKQPTLEKLRRHGEYLNSIGVHNQLLDQSQLLAQQSELANNQIGGLFYPETGHVVDLALMHERLTQAFIQLGGKVLTECEVTAIDSSSASQARLTTSQGAFIADKVVIAGGAFSKSLVKMVSRINVPLETERGYHLMLPNEKGRLSIPISSMDRRFIMTPMNGGLRLAGTVEYAGLKRPPNMQRARHFLPLANPMLKTPLNSQNTSEWMGFRPTISDSLPVIDQKGPYVFAFGHQHLGLTQAAITADIVNNMIHGQPTPLDCSPFSIKRFL; this comes from the coding sequence ATGGATAACAAATATTCTGTGATTGTGGTGGGTGGTGGCATTGTCGGACTTAGTATTGCGTTATCTGTCCAGAATCAAGGCACAGACGTTTTATTGGTCGACAAAAATCAAATTGGTTCTGGTGCCTCATTTGGTAATGCGGGGCATATCGCCACGGAGCAGGTATTTCCTGTGGCTGACCCTTCCGTTTTGAAATCAATTCCTAGCATGTTGCTCGATCCGTTAGGCGCACTGCGTATTGATTGGCGCTATATATTGCCGCTGACACCATGGTTACTGAAATTGTTGGGCAATATGCGCCACAAACCGTTTATGCATATTCACCACGTTCTCTCCATGCTCAATGGGGCGTCACTGGCTTCATGGCAGGCATTTTCTAAGCAGTGGCAGTTAGAGGATTTAGTCAAAATCCAAGGTTCTTTGCTGGTGGCTGAGAAACAGCCGACCCTCGAAAAACTGCGTCGCCACGGTGAGTATTTAAATAGCATAGGGGTGCATAACCAATTATTGGATCAGTCCCAATTGTTGGCGCAACAGTCTGAACTTGCCAATAACCAAATTGGTGGATTGTTCTATCCCGAGACTGGGCATGTGGTGGATCTCGCTTTAATGCATGAGCGCTTAACCCAAGCATTTATACAGTTAGGGGGGAAAGTACTAACTGAGTGTGAAGTCACGGCGATTGATTCGTCATCAGCGAGCCAAGCACGCTTGACTACATCACAAGGCGCATTTATCGCCGATAAAGTGGTGATTGCGGGTGGCGCATTTTCGAAATCGTTAGTGAAGATGGTGAGCCGCATTAATGTGCCGTTAGAAACGGAGCGCGGCTATCACTTGATGCTACCGAATGAAAAAGGGCGTTTATCAATCCCCATTTCCAGTATGGATCGTCGTTTTATTATGACGCCAATGAACGGTGGGTTACGTCTTGCAGGTACGGTGGAATATGCAGGGCTAAAACGCCCGCCGAATATGCAGCGCGCTCGTCACTTTTTACCGTTGGCTAACCCCATGCTAAAAACGCCATTGAATAGCCAGAATACCAGTGAATGGATGGGTTTTCGTCCCACTATCTCAGATTCCTTACCGGTCATAGACCAAAAAGGCCCGTATGTGTTTGCTTTCGGGCATCAACATTTAGGGCTAACACAAGCGGCAATTACCGCAGATATCGTCAATAACATGATCCACGGGCAACCGACACCGCTCGATTGCTCGCCTTTTTCGATTAAGCGCTTTCTTTAA
- the dapA gene encoding 4-hydroxy-tetrahydrodipicolinate synthase produces MNFHGILVPLVTPFHDDLSLNITALAELTEKLIASGVTGLVVCGTTGEYYALNEDERKTVLTTVSKIAKGRVTLIAGINDLSTEGAIKRAAQAKELGYEGLMLSPPPYSLPDQNGVYAHYEKVAKSTSLPIIMYNFPARIGIEIELDTVVKLAEIDNIVAIKESSGSFSRALHLLQTPFKNFEVICGCDDQPVDFFFWGSKSWIAGAGNVFPAEQVAIFNAAQKGDWAKAKQIMQEIYPAIYSMESGNYNQKAKAGCLKGTFNVGPVRLPLSNISQQERHEFLALIKP; encoded by the coding sequence ATGAATTTCCATGGCATCCTTGTTCCGTTAGTGACTCCGTTTCATGATGATCTTTCATTGAATATCACTGCGTTAGCAGAGTTAACCGAAAAACTGATCGCCAGTGGTGTAACTGGGTTAGTTGTCTGCGGCACCACGGGTGAATATTACGCGTTAAATGAAGATGAACGTAAAACCGTATTAACTACGGTCAGTAAAATTGCAAAAGGGCGAGTGACACTGATCGCAGGGATTAATGACTTATCTACCGAGGGCGCAATTAAACGCGCAGCACAAGCGAAAGAATTGGGCTACGAAGGGCTAATGCTGTCGCCACCACCTTACAGCTTGCCGGATCAAAACGGCGTCTATGCTCACTACGAAAAAGTAGCTAAGTCCACCTCGTTACCGATCATTATGTACAACTTCCCAGCCCGTATTGGTATCGAAATTGAGTTAGATACCGTGGTGAAATTGGCTGAAATCGACAATATCGTCGCTATTAAAGAGAGCAGTGGCAGCTTTAGCCGTGCTCTGCATTTGTTACAAACGCCATTTAAAAACTTTGAAGTGATTTGCGGTTGTGATGACCAACCTGTGGATTTTTTCTTCTGGGGATCGAAAAGCTGGATTGCCGGTGCGGGTAACGTTTTCCCAGCAGAGCAAGTGGCGATTTTTAATGCCGCACAAAAAGGAGATTGGGCGAAGGCTAAGCAGATTATGCAAGAGATTTACCCAGCCATTTATTCTATGGAGTCAGGCAATTATAACCAAAAAGCCAAAGCGGGTTGCTTAAAAGGCACCTTTAACGTGGGGCCAGTTCGCTTGCCTCTGTCAAATATTAGCCAGCAAGAACGTCACGAGTTTCTTGCGCTGATCAAACCGTAG
- a CDS encoding aldehyde dehydrogenase has translation MLVTKEQIFERAKQSQLWAGNLIAGYQSGSAKLKNYTPIDNSAIGYIADGSAQDVHAAVNIARETFEEGCWSGLSPQERKQVMLRWAQLIEKHSEELAALDCVDAGKPITECLNTDLPATVETFYWYAEAIDKLFGKIAPTGRQEMGLIVHEPIGVVGAVLPWNFPAQMFAWKVAPALAVGNSVIVKPAELTSLSAYRMVELAYEAGVPKGALSLVCGLGEKVGEALGRHLDVDVVSFTGSTEVGRLFLKYSAESNLKEIVLECGGKSPQVVFEDADLDAAIPHIMAAAFWNMSENCSCGSRLIVHENVKKALLEKLTAAASTWQVGDPREARVSIGPMIEQAHFEKVKSFLDTTVKEGGKLVTGGKIRSDLGSGWYIEPTIFDAITPEMSLFRHEVFGPILAVTSFKTDDEAVNLANDTHYGLAASFYSQNIHRVMNIARRINAGTVSVNGFSEGNITTPFGGFRQSGFGGKDNGLEAFEQYTQTKVIWFINQ, from the coding sequence ATGTTGGTCACCAAAGAGCAGATATTTGAGCGAGCAAAACAGAGCCAACTGTGGGCGGGGAATTTAATTGCGGGCTACCAAAGTGGCAGCGCCAAACTCAAAAATTATACGCCTATCGATAATAGCGCGATTGGCTATATTGCGGATGGCAGCGCGCAAGATGTTCATGCAGCCGTGAATATTGCTCGAGAAACCTTTGAAGAAGGATGCTGGAGTGGGTTATCTCCTCAAGAACGTAAGCAAGTGATGCTGCGCTGGGCGCAATTAATTGAAAAGCACAGTGAAGAGCTGGCGGCCTTAGACTGCGTGGATGCGGGGAAACCCATCACGGAATGTCTGAACACGGACTTACCTGCGACAGTGGAAACCTTCTATTGGTATGCGGAAGCCATCGATAAACTGTTCGGTAAAATTGCCCCAACGGGCCGCCAAGAAATGGGACTGATTGTTCATGAGCCGATTGGCGTTGTGGGCGCAGTTTTACCGTGGAACTTTCCTGCTCAAATGTTTGCGTGGAAAGTGGCACCGGCCTTGGCTGTCGGGAACTCGGTGATTGTCAAACCCGCGGAGTTAACTTCCTTGAGTGCCTATCGTATGGTGGAACTGGCTTATGAAGCTGGCGTACCTAAAGGTGCTCTGAGTCTAGTATGTGGACTGGGTGAAAAAGTCGGGGAAGCCTTAGGACGCCATCTTGATGTGGATGTGGTGTCATTTACCGGTTCAACAGAAGTGGGGCGTTTATTCCTGAAATACTCCGCGGAAAGCAACTTAAAAGAGATTGTCTTGGAATGTGGCGGAAAAAGTCCGCAAGTGGTGTTTGAGGATGCTGACTTAGATGCCGCTATTCCACATATTATGGCAGCCGCGTTCTGGAATATGAGCGAAAACTGTAGCTGTGGCTCCCGTTTAATTGTGCATGAAAATGTCAAAAAAGCCCTACTTGAAAAGTTAACCGCAGCGGCGTCAACATGGCAGGTGGGTGACCCTCGCGAGGCAAGGGTTTCTATTGGTCCAATGATTGAACAGGCGCATTTTGAAAAAGTGAAATCGTTTTTAGATACCACCGTTAAAGAGGGTGGGAAATTGGTGACAGGAGGAAAAATACGCAGTGATCTCGGCTCAGGATGGTACATCGAACCCACTATCTTTGATGCCATTACGCCAGAAATGTCTCTCTTTCGACATGAAGTTTTTGGTCCCATTTTAGCCGTCACATCGTTTAAAACCGATGACGAGGCGGTCAATTTAGCCAATGACACTCACTACGGATTGGCTGCATCGTTTTATAGCCAAAATATCCATCGAGTGATGAATATTGCACGTCGTATCAATGCGGGGACGGTGTCTGTCAACGGATTTAGCGAAGGCAATATCACCACGCCATTTGGTGGTTTCCGTCAGTCAGGTTTTGGTGGAAAAGACAACGGCTTAGAAGCCTTTGAGCAATACACCCAAACGAAAGTTATCTGGTTTATCAATCAGTAA